A genome region from Schlesneria paludicola DSM 18645 includes the following:
- a CDS encoding DUF1549 and DUF1553 domain-containing protein encodes MMGTRLRLIFPRVVLVLALSLTLTATDNTPAEDLVGTPATPVAERKMPAADLARWIDEQFQRDWKQQGIVPAPLTNDSEFVRRAFLDLIGRIPSVAEVREFLDDPTPDKRPYLVEELLQRGAFANHLANTFRDLMLAGTTAPETRALAPSLEIWLKLRFTANMPYDQVVSELLTAPLDRPAIPRAPTPLAFYQAAEFKPEQLAANASRVFMGIQVQCAQCHDHPFAEWKQPQFWSFAAFFKNVSPQGTDGQAMMQSDDIDGIKIPGKDVLVPALFLDGSPPVRDSKDNRRAMLAHWVTSPTNPYFAKAAVNRVWGSYLGRGFVQPLDDLDPSHPPAYPEIFDALCTQFRLHHYDLKYLIRVIAATQVYQLSCRGAPREGEDHLAVQFARMPLRRLTSDQIYASFIQATGFREATPNISENVARDEFQEKFADSSVSPTEIKTTILQALSLMNGRHVTLATDLEKSEFLSVIAEAPFLDASGRIESLFLATLSRMPDDAERQLFVDALGTDESKAALADLFWMLLNSAEFLLNH; translated from the coding sequence ATGATGGGCACACGACTTCGCCTTATTTTTCCACGCGTCGTACTGGTGCTCGCGCTCAGCCTAACGCTGACCGCCACGGATAACACGCCGGCGGAAGATCTTGTCGGAACGCCAGCCACACCGGTCGCCGAGCGAAAAATGCCCGCGGCAGACTTGGCTCGCTGGATTGACGAGCAATTTCAGCGTGATTGGAAGCAGCAGGGAATCGTCCCCGCACCGCTAACCAATGACAGCGAATTTGTTCGCCGCGCCTTCCTCGATCTCATCGGGCGGATTCCATCCGTGGCCGAAGTGCGCGAGTTTCTCGATGATCCCACGCCTGACAAACGTCCGTATCTGGTTGAAGAACTGTTACAGCGCGGTGCGTTTGCCAATCATCTGGCCAACACCTTTCGCGATCTGATGCTGGCTGGAACCACGGCCCCGGAAACGCGAGCCCTGGCCCCTTCCCTGGAAATCTGGCTGAAACTGCGTTTTACGGCCAACATGCCCTACGATCAGGTTGTCAGCGAACTCTTAACGGCACCACTGGATCGCCCCGCCATTCCGCGGGCCCCCACCCCCTTGGCCTTTTATCAGGCGGCCGAGTTCAAACCAGAACAACTCGCTGCGAACGCGTCACGCGTTTTTATGGGAATCCAGGTCCAGTGCGCCCAATGCCATGACCACCCCTTCGCGGAATGGAAACAACCACAATTCTGGTCGTTTGCCGCATTCTTCAAGAACGTCTCGCCACAGGGCACTGACGGCCAAGCGATGATGCAATCCGACGACATAGACGGAATCAAGATTCCCGGAAAAGACGTCTTGGTTCCCGCTCTCTTTCTCGACGGCAGCCCGCCAGTACGCGATTCGAAAGACAATCGGCGTGCCATGCTGGCCCACTGGGTGACGTCACCCACGAATCCCTATTTTGCCAAGGCGGCCGTGAATCGTGTCTGGGGCAGCTATCTCGGACGCGGGTTCGTCCAGCCACTCGACGATCTTGATCCTTCGCATCCGCCCGCCTACCCAGAAATCTTCGACGCGCTCTGCACACAATTTCGACTGCATCACTACGACCTGAAGTATCTGATTCGCGTCATTGCCGCGACCCAGGTCTACCAACTTTCCTGCCGAGGCGCCCCACGCGAAGGCGAAGATCACCTGGCGGTTCAATTTGCACGCATGCCACTACGCCGTCTGACAAGCGACCAGATCTACGCCAGCTTCATCCAGGCGACCGGCTTCCGCGAGGCCACGCCGAATATCAGCGAGAACGTCGCCCGCGATGAGTTTCAGGAAAAGTTCGCCGATTCGTCGGTGTCGCCAACAGAAATCAAAACCACGATCCTTCAAGCACTTTCGCTGATGAACGGACGACACGTCACCCTCGCAACGGACCTGGAAAAGAGCGAGTTCCTGTCGGTCATTGCCGAGGCCCCCTTTCTCGACGCGTCTGGCCGCATCGAATCGTTGTTCCTCGCGACACTTAGCCGAATGCCCGATGACGCAGAGCGTCAATTGTTCGTCGATGCACTCGGAACAGACGAATCCAAAGCTGCGCTCGCCGACCTGTTTTGGATGCTGCTGAACAGTGCCGAGTTTTTACTGAATCACTAA
- a CDS encoding RNA polymerase sigma factor codes for MTSIPPTQPTLLVRIRNSNDHDAWNRFVDLYGPLVYGFLRKRGLQDADAVDLAQDVFRQVSTAIHRLDYDTQRGSFRGWLFTIVKNRMLAHWRKQQERASGDTDALQRLHEIPQPGTLEDSSEWDADYERQLFHFASQIVKQDFTPATWSAFWQTAIEGRPGKVVAQELEMTVAAVYLAKGRVMTRLKEQIKLLVGEESLPSRPTP; via the coding sequence ATGACCAGCATTCCGCCGACACAACCAACGCTGCTTGTTCGGATTCGAAACAGCAATGACCACGATGCCTGGAACCGATTCGTTGATCTGTATGGACCGCTTGTTTACGGCTTTCTGCGAAAGCGCGGCTTGCAGGACGCCGATGCTGTCGATCTGGCCCAGGACGTCTTTCGCCAGGTTTCAACTGCAATTCACCGATTGGATTACGACACTCAGCGGGGATCGTTTCGAGGTTGGCTGTTTACGATTGTGAAGAACCGAATGCTGGCACACTGGCGGAAACAGCAGGAGCGGGCGAGTGGTGACACGGACGCTTTGCAACGGCTCCATGAGATACCTCAGCCGGGAACTCTGGAAGACAGTTCAGAATGGGACGCCGACTATGAACGACAACTTTTCCATTTCGCATCACAGATCGTCAAACAGGACTTTACCCCCGCGACCTGGTCCGCGTTCTGGCAGACGGCTATTGAGGGCCGTCCCGGGAAAGTCGTCGCTCAGGAATTGGAAATGACTGTCGCTGCGGTGTATCTCGCCAAGGGGCGTGTGATGACGCGATTGAAAGAGCAAATCAAATTGCTGGTGGGCGAGGAATCCTTGCCCTCGCGGCCAACGCCGTGA
- a CDS encoding serine/threonine-protein kinase produces the protein MTDYSSACPSADQLRSLIDGRLAENESQSTQQHVDQCPECQQQLESLVAGTESWDAAVGHIRQGERSIDDTLFSEAMKRIKSDEFAYANEGFGKSSANPLEYLSPSDQPGSIGRLGSYEVTQVIGQGGMGIVLKAYDQSLHRVVAVKILAPYLAHNSNARKRFVREAQAIAAVSHDHVITIHAIDESAERPMIVMQFIAGQSLQQKIDAEGSLDLKEILRIGMQTASGLAAAHAQGLVHRDVKPSNILLENGIQRVKLTDFGLARAVDDASLTQSGAIAGTPQYMAPEQANGDAVDYRADLFSLGSVMYSMCVGHSPFRASTTMGVLKRVCHDPPRPIQELNPDIPVWLSAIIMKLLAKRPEDRYQSAREVAELLERWLAHVQQPSANAQPVFIKEPIPNAVPHAKVATQLNRVESPLAWPFSGSARYGIGLCVVLVLLMNRASPLEIVILALIAWGALSLWRKFGIRLWREKNDSSDFVVNEDVPRSTMTFKAAVEGVFRDAKPFVQRAATAAETTCKNVASGLRQGARPFVQRTAAAAEASWEGVAQQVQAWDTQQLRSQLLFAAWCGVSLIDLAWLYLLFLEMRPTKSLLPIPITMSLCLVSAFVAHAIFRRENPQIVFRGAAFGLLPLSPGALFRVPLAIVTLIWLRQPAAKNSFTAMPWADTELSKAIVSVRCWIGRWVGTAVRLSIWSLACSVALFVAYVFCQVPNMSADNPFQTVVQSYPQNSNSGGPFGPAFASKLFNFGFPQSLFYETHMSAGWFLLWTIVTLFCWMYGVWRIVAARHLRPWLAKSAVPLSV, from the coding sequence ATGACAGACTATTCTTCCGCTTGTCCTTCAGCAGATCAATTGCGATCCCTCATTGATGGACGGCTCGCCGAGAATGAATCGCAATCCACGCAGCAGCACGTGGATCAGTGCCCGGAGTGTCAGCAGCAACTTGAGTCGCTCGTTGCGGGAACTGAATCCTGGGATGCGGCCGTCGGCCATATCCGGCAAGGTGAAAGATCGATTGACGACACGCTCTTTTCCGAAGCGATGAAGCGGATTAAATCGGACGAGTTCGCTTATGCGAATGAAGGCTTCGGGAAGAGTTCCGCGAATCCACTTGAATATCTGTCACCCTCGGACCAGCCGGGCTCCATCGGCCGGTTGGGATCTTATGAAGTGACGCAGGTCATCGGCCAGGGTGGGATGGGCATCGTCTTAAAAGCATATGACCAGTCACTGCATCGCGTGGTCGCGGTCAAAATTCTGGCTCCGTATCTGGCGCACAATTCAAACGCCCGGAAGCGGTTTGTACGCGAAGCCCAGGCGATTGCAGCGGTCAGCCACGATCATGTGATCACGATTCATGCGATCGACGAATCGGCAGAGCGGCCCATGATTGTCATGCAGTTCATCGCAGGACAATCGCTACAACAGAAGATTGATGCCGAAGGCTCGCTGGATCTCAAAGAGATTTTGCGAATCGGGATGCAGACCGCGTCGGGTCTCGCCGCGGCCCATGCGCAGGGGCTGGTTCATCGCGATGTCAAACCGTCAAACATTCTGCTTGAAAACGGAATTCAACGCGTCAAGTTGACGGATTTTGGACTGGCCCGGGCCGTGGACGACGCCAGTTTGACTCAAAGCGGAGCGATTGCCGGGACGCCTCAGTACATGGCTCCCGAGCAGGCGAACGGAGACGCGGTCGATTATCGTGCCGACCTGTTCAGCTTGGGCAGTGTGATGTATTCGATGTGCGTCGGTCACTCGCCGTTTCGTGCCAGCACGACGATGGGTGTCCTCAAGCGAGTCTGTCATGACCCGCCACGTCCGATACAGGAACTGAATCCAGACATTCCCGTCTGGCTTTCCGCCATCATCATGAAACTGCTGGCGAAGCGGCCGGAAGATCGGTACCAATCGGCGCGCGAAGTGGCCGAACTCCTTGAGCGGTGGCTGGCCCACGTGCAGCAGCCTTCTGCCAATGCCCAGCCCGTCTTCATAAAAGAACCGATACCGAATGCCGTGCCTCACGCGAAAGTCGCAACGCAGCTCAATCGCGTGGAGAGTCCGTTAGCGTGGCCATTCTCCGGATCGGCCCGCTATGGAATTGGGCTTTGCGTGGTGCTGGTGCTTTTGATGAATCGAGCATCGCCGCTCGAGATTGTCATCTTGGCCCTGATCGCTTGGGGGGCGCTCAGCCTTTGGCGAAAGTTCGGTATAAGGCTCTGGCGCGAGAAGAACGATTCGTCCGACTTCGTTGTCAACGAAGACGTTCCACGATCCACGATGACATTTAAGGCCGCTGTTGAGGGAGTGTTTCGAGACGCGAAGCCATTTGTTCAACGAGCAGCAACTGCTGCGGAGACGACATGTAAGAACGTTGCGAGTGGATTACGTCAAGGTGCCCGGCCATTTGTTCAACGAACGGCGGCCGCTGCGGAGGCGAGTTGGGAAGGAGTTGCGCAGCAGGTTCAGGCCTGGGATACCCAACAATTGCGAAGTCAGTTGCTGTTTGCCGCGTGGTGTGGCGTGAGTTTGATCGACCTGGCATGGCTCTATCTACTTTTCCTTGAGATGAGACCAACGAAATCGTTGTTGCCCATTCCGATCACAATGTCACTATGCCTTGTTTCTGCATTCGTCGCACATGCGATTTTCCGAAGGGAGAATCCGCAGATTGTGTTCCGCGGAGCCGCATTTGGACTACTGCCTCTCTCGCCAGGAGCGTTGTTCCGCGTTCCACTGGCGATCGTCACGCTCATCTGGTTGCGGCAGCCCGCGGCAAAGAATTCCTTCACCGCGATGCCTTGGGCCGATACTGAGCTGTCGAAAGCGATCGTGTCGGTTCGATGCTGGATTGGACGATGGGTGGGAACTGCGGTCCGTCTATCGATCTGGTCACTGGCGTGCAGTGTCGCGCTATTCGTCGCCTATGTCTTCTGTCAGGTGCCCAACATGTCGGCCGACAATCCATTTCAGACGGTCGTTCAGTCTTATCCGCAGAACTCGAACAGTGGTGGCCCCTTTGGGCCGGCCTTCGCGTCGAAGTTGTTCAACTTCGGATTCCCTCAGTCACTGTTTTACGAGACCCATATGTCAGCCGGTTGGTTCTTGCTCTGGACGATCGTCACGCTCTTCTGCTGGATGTATGGAGTGTGGCGAATTGTGGCGGCACGGCATCTGCGCCCATGGCTCGCGAAGTCGGCAGTGCCGCTTTCTGTCTGA
- a CDS encoding lysophospholipid acyltransferase family protein, with protein sequence MRGPIWVTLQVVINAFFRVWLGYRAAGYQPIEGEEGALILANHQSFLDPLVVGLPFRRPISFLARDSLFRAPVVGWILKNTHVMPINQQAASTASLRDTIKRLQDGWLVGIFPEGTRSPTGAIGQMKPGFAAIIRRAKHPVYPVGISGAYDALPMGGWFLKPARVRVVFGEPLTVEQLQQYSSRDQDQALVDLVHARIAACHAAAEEWRRTGKRPI encoded by the coding sequence GTGCGTGGCCCGATTTGGGTCACGCTGCAGGTGGTGATTAACGCATTCTTCCGCGTCTGGCTCGGGTACCGCGCAGCGGGGTATCAGCCGATTGAAGGCGAAGAAGGGGCACTGATCCTCGCAAATCATCAAAGCTTTCTTGATCCCCTGGTCGTCGGACTTCCGTTTCGTCGACCGATCAGCTTTCTGGCTCGCGACTCGTTGTTTCGTGCGCCAGTCGTCGGTTGGATTCTGAAGAACACGCACGTGATGCCCATCAATCAGCAAGCCGCCAGCACGGCCAGTTTGCGCGATACCATCAAGCGTCTGCAGGACGGCTGGCTGGTCGGCATCTTCCCCGAAGGAACACGTTCGCCGACGGGTGCAATTGGCCAAATGAAACCAGGCTTTGCGGCCATTATCCGTCGCGCGAAACACCCGGTCTATCCCGTCGGCATCTCAGGCGCATATGACGCACTGCCAATGGGTGGCTGGTTCCTGAAACCTGCACGTGTTCGCGTCGTCTTCGGCGAACCCCTGACGGTCGAGCAACTGCAACAGTACAGCAGCCGCGATCAGGATCAGGCACTTGTCGATCTGGTCCACGCGCGCATCGCAGCCTGTCATGCCGCCGCCGAAGAATGGCGACGCACAGGAAAACGCCCTATTTGA